In Ostrinia nubilalis chromosome 12, ilOstNubi1.1, whole genome shotgun sequence, one DNA window encodes the following:
- the LOC135076865 gene encoding protein YIPF5 has product MANYNPNEYAWQAQNQNSQSYSFDTSNAFADQAQTLDFQTFPTDQQSFSLDQGHGQMQANNNQYYNPNLFTPAPIPGEGIAESTDFDEPPLLDELEIYPDRILEKTLAVLNPFHGQSKADDANFLLRDTDIAGPIAFCLALAVCLFLSGNKAHFGYVYGLSVMSVILMYFLLSLMCRTEGVFTVLSVASVLGYCMLPMVVLAGLGIFVSLEGTLGISLSGVAVIWSALSASRLFVTMSGDAEQRPLIAYPCALVNGVFALLVLF; this is encoded by the exons ATGGCCAATTATAATCCAAATGAATATGCATGGCAAGCACAAAACCAGAATAGTCAAAGTTACTCATTTGATACATCCAACGCATTCGCAGATCAAGCTCAAACTTTGG attttcagaCGTTCCCCACAGATCAACAGAGTTTTTCACTAGATCAAGGACATGGTCAAATGCAGGCCAACAATAaccaatattacaatcctaATTTATTTACGCCTGCACCGATACCTGGCGAAGGTATAGCCGAATCAACCGACTTCGATGAACCACCACTATTGGACGAACTCGAAATTTATCCAGACCGAATACTAGAGAAAACACTTGCAGTGTTAAATCCTTTTCATGGCCAGTCTAAAGCTGACGATGCCAACTTTTTACTTCGAGACACAGATATTGCAGGGCCCATAGCATTTTGCCTCGCTTTAGccgtttgtttatttttatcaggGAACAAAGCACACTTTGGCTATGTGTATGGTCTATCTGTAATGtctgttattttgatgtatttCTTATTATCTTTGATGTGTCGCACTGAAGGTGTTTTCACTGTTCTTAGTGTTGCTAGCGTCTTAGGTTATTGTATGTTACCTATGGTAGTACTTGCAGGCCTAGGCATTTTCGTGTCATTGGAGGGCACTTTAGGCATTTCTTTATCAGGGGTGGCAGTGATTTGGTCTGCATTGTCAGCGAGTAGACTCTTTGTTACTATGTCTGGTGATGCTGAGCAGAGGCCTCTTATTGCATACCCATGTGCCTTAGTCAACGGTGTATTTGCACTactagttttgttttga